One window of Dysidea avara chromosome 11, odDysAvar1.4, whole genome shotgun sequence genomic DNA carries:
- the LOC136239516 gene encoding uncharacterized protein, producing MFVLAALIGIKFCFAERVRHNRDQLRKDDSVQTTTEESEQSDYEDVRDQPREVDHEQANDYYDSYGEDDSLSVNIQEDGSSNILQFPIPVEFEVASDSRSINNSACNIPPISGLSPQDSGSIYQPGEMSYVMEKEQFIIQQGN from the exons ATGTTTGTATTGGCAGCACTGATTGGTATTAAATTCTGTTTTGCTGAAAGAGTTAGAC ATAACAGAGACCAACTTAGGAAAGATGACAGTGTGCAAACTACTACTGAAGAGAGTGAACAATCTGATTATGAAG ATGTCAGGGATCAACCTAGAGAAGTTGACCATGAGCAGGCCAATGATTATTATGATAGTTATGGAGAAGATGATTCTTTGTCAGTTAATATTCAAGAAGATGGCAGTAGCAATATTTTGCAATTTCCTATTCCTGTGGAATTTGAAGTGGCTTCAG ACTCTAGAAGCATTAACAATTCAGCCTGTAATATACCTCCTATAAGTGGACTTTCACCACAGGACAGTGGTTCCATTTATCAACCAGGAGAAATGAGTTATGTAATG GAAAAAGAGCAATTCATTATTCAGCAGGGAAACTAG